In one window of bacterium DNA:
- a CDS encoding HAD hydrolase family protein, translating into MNIAATSNLNPQLALRLRRIKAFLLDVDGVLTDSAITLTPDGLESRVFHMMDTDSIQAAQSIGVHFGIITTHASDAVLERARELNIHDIYHGSYDKAEAYDEFKSLYELDDAEIAFMGDGMLDVSVLKQVGFAAAPSNAHPSARMAAHYVSRYRGGHGAVREVLTMLVQSQDEAGM; encoded by the coding sequence ATGAATATCGCCGCTACATCCAACCTCAATCCCCAGCTCGCTCTCCGACTCCGCCGTATCAAAGCTTTTCTCCTCGACGTCGACGGGGTGCTGACAGACAGCGCCATCACCCTGACGCCGGACGGACTCGAGTCGCGCGTATTCCACATGATGGATACCGACAGCATCCAGGCCGCACAGAGCATCGGGGTACATTTCGGCATTATCACCACGCATGCATCCGACGCCGTACTCGAACGCGCACGTGAGCTGAACATCCATGACATTTACCACGGCTCTTATGACAAGGCCGAAGCCTACGACGAGTTCAAATCCCTCTATGAACTCGACGATGCGGAAATCGCCTTCATGGGAGATGGCATGCTCGATGTGAGTGTGCTCAAACAGGTGGGCTTTGCCGCCGCTCCTTCAAACGCGCATCCCAGCGCACGGATGGCGGCACATTACGTTTCCCGCTATCGCGGGGGACACGGGGCCGTGCGCGAAGTGCTCACCATGCTGGTGCAGTCGCAGGACGAAGCGGGAATGTGA
- a CDS encoding tetratricopeptide repeat protein, with protein MSLRPHIAPLLLLLLLSACGTRSIVVPVQRPAAFDFHGCDRVAVAPIPYLPMPDSLTMLLHASLDRQLAPTLAESDSIRFVAAKHTAMSLLTRRGTVDLGVATSLARRERAQCLLICELLTTSFQEEILEAEIQSMADPGKVKRVRQGRANAHCRVMLVDVEARNIPFVENLSVEARRETHATEKDPPPIETKVIAEDLAQKVTETLRAATEPVTDRELVTFLVDGAYPAIEEAITLAEAGQWEKSEALLRGMLDEANVGENTDILWYNLGLTLQYQQNFSGAMKAFRQALSLRDRSRYHHAVDNLLRAEQEYLDTLKQ; from the coding sequence ATGTCCCTGCGTCCCCACATCGCTCCTCTCCTTCTCCTCCTCCTGCTCAGCGCCTGCGGAACGCGCAGCATTGTCGTTCCCGTGCAGCGTCCCGCTGCGTTCGACTTTCACGGCTGCGACCGCGTGGCCGTCGCACCGATTCCATATCTCCCGATGCCCGACAGCCTGACCATGCTGCTGCATGCCTCTCTCGACCGTCAGCTCGCACCGACGCTGGCCGAAAGTGATTCCATCCGTTTCGTCGCTGCCAAACATACGGCGATGAGCCTGCTCACCCGGCGTGGCACCGTTGATCTCGGGGTGGCGACATCGCTCGCACGACGGGAGCGCGCACAGTGTCTGCTTATCTGCGAGCTGCTGACGACGTCATTCCAGGAAGAAATTCTCGAGGCGGAAATTCAGAGTATGGCGGATCCGGGGAAAGTAAAACGCGTGCGCCAGGGACGCGCGAACGCGCATTGCCGAGTGATGCTCGTGGATGTCGAAGCACGCAACATTCCTTTCGTGGAAAATCTCTCCGTGGAGGCCCGCCGTGAAACCCACGCGACGGAAAAAGATCCGCCCCCGATTGAAACGAAAGTGATTGCCGAGGATCTCGCACAGAAAGTGACCGAAACACTGCGGGCAGCGACAGAGCCTGTGACAGACCGCGAGCTGGTCACTTTCCTGGTCGACGGCGCCTATCCCGCCATCGAAGAAGCCATCACACTCGCAGAAGCGGGTCAATGGGAAAAATCCGAAGCACTGCTTCGCGGCATGCTCGATGAGGCGAATGTCGGCGAGAATACCGATATTCTCTGGTACAATCTCGGACTTACGTTGCAGTATCAGCAGAATTTCAGCGGCGCCATGAAGGCGTTCCGCCAGGCGCTGTCCCTTCGTGATCGCAGCCGCTATCACCATGCCGTCGACAATCTCCTGCGCGCCGAGCAGGAATATCTCGACACGCTGAAACAGTAA
- the pth gene encoding aminoacyl-tRNA hydrolase yields MLSAATGPAEDTADEKRLCVIGLGNPGQRYAQTRHNIGFHVIDRLADMLHIRESFFFVNHYRAEGRYDDWQVVLCKPWTWMNSSGEAAVVLMDELGLNPSELLIVYDEVQLPLGQLRLRKRGSDGGHNGLASIIYHCGSEEVPRLRCGVAFSSDAPDLAEYVLSPFDKDEIPLAATMIDRAAEAVRAVMDIGFEKTMNTFNTPPTKLQDSL; encoded by the coding sequence TTGCTTTCGGCAGCTACAGGTCCCGCGGAGGACACTGCAGACGAAAAACGGCTGTGCGTTATCGGACTCGGCAATCCCGGGCAGCGCTACGCGCAGACCAGGCACAATATCGGTTTTCACGTAATCGACAGGCTCGCGGATATGCTGCATATTCGCGAGTCTTTTTTTTTCGTCAATCATTACAGGGCGGAAGGGCGGTATGATGACTGGCAGGTCGTGCTCTGCAAGCCATGGACATGGATGAACAGCAGCGGTGAAGCGGCAGTGGTGCTCATGGATGAACTCGGATTGAACCCTTCCGAGCTTCTCATCGTTTATGACGAGGTGCAATTACCCCTCGGACAGCTGCGACTGCGCAAAAGAGGAAGTGACGGGGGGCACAATGGCCTGGCTTCCATCATATATCACTGTGGCAGCGAGGAGGTCCCGCGTCTCCGATGCGGAGTTGCATTTTCCTCCGACGCGCCTGATCTTGCAGAATATGTCTTGAGTCCGTTCGACAAAGATGAAATCCCCCTTGCCGCAACCATGATTGACCGTGCTGCTGAAGCAGTGCGCGCGGTGATGGACATTGGCTTCGAGAAAACGATGAATACTTTCAACACTCCACCAACAAAACTTCAGGATTCATTATGA
- a CDS encoding metallophosphatase family protein — protein MRLAIISDIHANLEALRAVLDDIRIRQADRIVCLGDIVGYGADPAACVALVREHASICVLGNHDAAVFATHHRAYFNPYALEAVTWTAQQLNADDVAFLKQLPYRVSFENMLFVHSSPRAPEEWEYVFSGMEARMQTRHFFERLCFVGHSHIPGVYPLDSGVREYAPTGRFLINVGSVGQPRDRDWRSAYGLLDTVAGSYEARRVEYDVEAAMHKIRESGLPPRLAERLRAGE, from the coding sequence GTGCGTCTCGCAATTATTTCTGACATACACGCCAACCTGGAGGCGCTGCGCGCCGTGCTGGATGACATCCGCATCCGGCAGGCGGACCGCATTGTCTGTCTCGGAGACATCGTCGGATATGGCGCCGATCCGGCAGCCTGCGTCGCGCTTGTACGCGAGCATGCCTCCATTTGTGTCCTCGGCAACCATGACGCCGCCGTGTTCGCCACGCATCATCGCGCCTACTTCAATCCCTATGCGCTTGAAGCGGTGACATGGACCGCGCAGCAGCTCAATGCGGACGACGTCGCTTTCCTCAAACAGCTGCCGTACCGCGTTTCCTTTGAAAACATGCTGTTCGTGCATTCGTCTCCCCGCGCACCGGAGGAATGGGAGTATGTGTTCAGTGGCATGGAAGCGCGCATGCAGACGCGACATTTTTTCGAACGCCTGTGTTTCGTCGGACATTCGCATATACCCGGCGTGTATCCGCTCGACAGCGGGGTCCGGGAGTATGCGCCCACCGGACGCTTCCTGATCAATGTGGGCAGTGTCGGACAGCCGCGGGATCGGGACTGGCGCAGTGCGTATGGATTGCTGGATACGGTGGCGGGCAGCTACGAGGCGCGCCGCGTCGAATACGATGTGGAAGCGGCCATGCACAAGATTCGCGAAAGCGGACTCCCCCCACGACTCGCCGAGCGTCTGCGCGCAGGTGAGTGA
- the prfA gene encoding peptide chain release factor 1: MFDKLDITVQRFEDIGLEMSNPAVVSDQVRYRKLAQERSQLEPIVEEYLRFKRLRSDVEGHREIIRSEADEDLRALAEEELSGLEQQLAASEQQLKMLLIPKDPDDSRDVIVEIRAGTGGEEAALFAGDLYRMYSRYAEVKGWKQEVLSVSEAAAGGIKEITFTLTGDGVFGTMKFESGVHRVQRVPATEASGRVHTSAASVAVLPEVEDVDVDINENDLKTDIFRAGGKGGQNVNKVETAVRLTHIPTGIVVSCQEERSQLKNRQKAMKVLRARLYEQRQAAQDAEISAVRKSMIGSGDRSDKIRTYNFPQNRLTDHRIGLTLYNLSDVVNGDLHEVFEKLKIADRTARLEAGMEGEG; encoded by the coding sequence ATGTTCGACAAATTAGATATTACAGTACAGCGTTTCGAGGACATCGGTCTCGAGATGAGCAATCCCGCGGTGGTGTCCGACCAGGTGCGCTACCGCAAGCTGGCGCAGGAACGCAGTCAGCTCGAGCCCATCGTCGAGGAGTATCTTCGTTTCAAACGCCTGCGCAGTGATGTGGAAGGACACCGTGAAATCATCCGCAGCGAAGCGGATGAGGACCTGCGCGCGCTGGCGGAGGAAGAGCTGTCGGGACTCGAGCAGCAGCTCGCGGCATCGGAGCAGCAGCTGAAAATGCTTCTGATCCCGAAGGATCCCGATGACAGCCGCGATGTCATCGTCGAAATCCGCGCAGGGACGGGCGGTGAGGAAGCCGCGCTGTTCGCGGGAGATCTGTACCGCATGTATTCCCGCTATGCAGAGGTCAAGGGCTGGAAGCAGGAGGTGCTTTCCGTCAGCGAAGCTGCTGCCGGGGGCATCAAGGAAATCACGTTCACGCTTACCGGTGACGGCGTGTTCGGTACGATGAAATTCGAGAGCGGCGTCCATCGCGTGCAGCGCGTGCCGGCCACCGAGGCCAGCGGACGCGTGCATACCTCCGCCGCTTCTGTTGCGGTGCTTCCGGAAGTGGAAGATGTGGACGTTGACATCAACGAGAACGATCTGAAAACCGATATCTTCCGTGCCGGGGGAAAAGGCGGCCAGAATGTCAACAAAGTGGAAACCGCCGTGCGCCTGACGCATATCCCCACGGGCATCGTGGTGTCATGCCAGGAAGAGCGTTCGCAGCTGAAGAACCGGCAGAAGGCCATGAAAGTGCTGCGTGCGCGGCTTTACGAGCAGCGTCAGGCGGCGCAGGACGCCGAGATTTCCGCCGTACGGAAATCCATGATCGGCAGCGGCGACCGTTCCGATAAAATCCGTACCTACAATTTTCCTCAGAATCGCCTGACGGATCACCGTATCGGACTGACCCTGTATAACCTGTCCGACGTTGTCAACGGCGACCTGCATGAAGTATTCGAGAAACTGAAGATCGCCGATCGCACCGCACGACTGGAAGCGGGCATGGAAGGAGAAGGCTGA
- a CDS encoding ribose-phosphate pyrophosphokinase, translating into MLVFSGRSNPVLAENIAAQIGEPLGACEIKTFRDGELWVKYRENIRGRDVFIIQSTTPPAENLLELLILIDAAKRASARRVTAVIPYFGYARQDRKDQPRVAITAKLVANLITSAGADRVISMDLHAPQIQGFFDIPFDHLYSSAVLLKSFREQQIPNLSVVSPDVGGIKMARSFAKRLKADLVVLDKRRPRQNEAEVMNIIGQVEGRNVLLVDDMIDTGGTFANAVKALVKSGADAVYGACTHPVFSGEAPEKIKESGVKQVTVTDTIPLRKEMEETGLIRIQSVAGLFAEAIKRTHLHQSISSLFDVDKDKLM; encoded by the coding sequence ATGCTTGTCTTCAGTGGCCGTTCCAACCCGGTGCTGGCCGAAAACATCGCCGCGCAGATCGGCGAGCCGCTTGGCGCCTGTGAGATAAAGACGTTCCGTGACGGTGAACTCTGGGTCAAGTACCGCGAGAACATCCGTGGACGCGACGTGTTCATTATCCAGAGCACGACGCCTCCGGCGGAAAACCTGCTCGAGCTGCTGATCCTGATCGATGCCGCCAAACGCGCGTCAGCGCGGCGGGTCACTGCCGTCATCCCGTATTTCGGGTACGCGCGGCAGGACAGAAAGGATCAGCCCCGCGTGGCGATCACGGCAAAACTGGTCGCCAACCTGATCACCAGTGCGGGAGCGGACCGTGTGATTTCGATGGACCTGCATGCTCCGCAGATCCAGGGATTTTTCGACATCCCCTTCGACCATCTCTATTCGTCGGCGGTGCTGTTGAAATCCTTCCGCGAGCAGCAGATTCCGAATCTGTCGGTGGTGTCACCCGATGTGGGCGGGATCAAAATGGCGCGCAGCTTTGCCAAGCGCCTGAAGGCCGATCTCGTCGTGCTTGACAAGCGGCGTCCCCGACAGAACGAAGCCGAGGTGATGAACATCATCGGGCAGGTCGAAGGACGCAATGTTCTGCTGGTGGATGACATGATCGACACCGGTGGTACCTTCGCCAACGCCGTCAAGGCGCTGGTCAAATCCGGAGCCGACGCCGTATACGGCGCATGTACGCATCCGGTATTTTCAGGCGAAGCACCTGAAAAGATCAAGGAATCGGGCGTGAAGCAGGTGACGGTGACCGACACCATCCCGCTGCGCAAGGAAATGGAGGAGACGGGGCTGATTCGCATTCAGAGTGTGGCCGGGCTGTTTGCCGAGGCGATCAAGCGCACGCATCTGCATCAGTCCATCAGCTCGCTCTTTGACGTTGATAAAGACAAACTCATGTAA
- a CDS encoding 50S ribosomal protein L25 — protein MAEIILKAQIRDYKGRADANKARNDGKVPGVFYLKNEKNIPIEVEALDLRSLIYTAETHIVSLELSDGSSEMCMLRDVQFDPITDKVVHFDLMGLIKGQVVKFEIPVNLEGIPVGVKAGGVLTQIIQKVEIECMPKDLPEHIAVDVTHLETGETLTVGDLSVEGVTLLSDPNQAVAIVAHARVEEEPETEEGEGDEEAEPEVIAKGKEDEEAEES, from the coding sequence GTGGCAGAAATCATCCTTAAAGCGCAGATCCGTGATTACAAGGGTCGCGCAGATGCGAACAAGGCCCGGAATGACGGGAAGGTGCCCGGTGTGTTCTATCTCAAAAACGAGAAGAACATTCCCATAGAAGTCGAAGCGCTTGATCTGCGTTCTTTGATCTATACGGCCGAAACGCATATTGTCAGCCTCGAACTCAGCGACGGCAGCAGCGAAATGTGCATGCTGCGCGACGTGCAGTTTGACCCCATCACCGACAAGGTCGTGCATTTCGACCTGATGGGTCTGATCAAGGGACAGGTTGTCAAGTTCGAAATCCCGGTCAATCTCGAAGGCATTCCCGTCGGTGTCAAGGCCGGTGGCGTGCTGACGCAGATTATTCAGAAGGTGGAAATCGAATGTATGCCGAAAGACCTCCCCGAGCATATTGCCGTTGACGTGACACATCTCGAGACCGGTGAAACGCTGACTGTGGGCGACCTCAGTGTCGAGGGAGTGACCCTGCTGAGCGATCCCAATCAGGCGGTTGCCATCGTCGCACATGCCCGTGTCGAGGAAGAGCCCGAGACCGAGGAAGGCGAAGGCGACGAAGAGGCAGAACCCGAGGTTATTGCCAAGGGCAAGGAAGACGAAGAAGCCGAGGAATCCTGA
- the kdsA gene encoding 3-deoxy-8-phosphooctulonate synthase produces MTKQVQAGPIPVGGGAPLVVLAGPCVVESRDIVMRTAEQIRDVSARLGIPAVFKSSFEKANRTSLGAFTGIGRDEALRILSDVRDETGLPLVTDVHTIDDVTAAAEVVDMLQIPAFLSRQTDLLLAAGNSRRAVNIKKGQFLAPEDMKHAAAKVASTGNEHILLCERGTSFGYHDLVVDMRGLVQMRALGYPVVMDGTHAVQIPSRGGSSGGRPEFIFPLARAAAAVGIDALFVETHPEPSRALSDAGSQLPLAQLEALLAEVLAVDAVIRTMNASKATE; encoded by the coding sequence ATGACAAAGCAGGTGCAGGCAGGACCCATTCCCGTCGGCGGGGGCGCCCCGCTGGTCGTACTCGCGGGTCCCTGTGTCGTCGAAAGCCGTGACATCGTCATGCGTACTGCTGAGCAGATCCGCGACGTGTCTGCGCGGCTCGGCATTCCCGCCGTGTTCAAATCCTCTTTTGAGAAAGCGAACAGGACAAGCCTCGGGGCCTTTACGGGCATCGGGAGAGACGAGGCTCTGCGTATCCTGTCCGACGTGCGTGATGAAACCGGACTTCCCCTTGTGACCGATGTCCATACCATCGACGATGTGACTGCTGCCGCGGAGGTGGTCGACATGCTGCAGATCCCGGCCTTTCTCTCGCGGCAGACAGATCTTCTGCTTGCGGCCGGAAACAGCCGCCGCGCGGTGAACATCAAGAAAGGACAGTTCCTCGCCCCGGAAGACATGAAACATGCGGCCGCGAAAGTCGCCAGCACGGGGAATGAACATATTCTCCTGTGCGAACGCGGCACAAGCTTCGGCTATCATGACCTGGTGGTGGACATGCGTGGCCTTGTGCAGATGCGCGCCCTGGGCTACCCGGTGGTGATGGACGGCACGCATGCTGTGCAGATTCCTTCACGCGGAGGAAGCTCGGGCGGCAGACCGGAGTTTATCTTCCCCCTCGCGCGTGCTGCCGCCGCCGTGGGCATCGACGCCCTGTTCGTCGAAACACATCCCGAACCTTCCCGCGCCCTCAGTGATGCCGGCAGTCAGCTTCCTCTCGCCCAGCTCGAAGCGCTGCTGGCGGAAGTACTGGCGGTGGACGCGGTGATCCGTACCATGAACGCATCGAAAGCTACAGAATGA
- a CDS encoding T9SS type A sorting domain-containing protein → MKNIVRMSFSSLLLLALLAYAAPMASAQSFTIEKQSSEASGDLNGYIPVLIKVTNVSGKDLNLRVEITNKSSLPQDWMTQICFFANCFQPNQDLIDGVFPSGEVEDLDITFMTGTTSGQFCVEVTLTNLDNTNEKEVMTFCAAAGVSGVNDNAPTVRGLNMSQNYPNPFSLGNSGVTNITWYQPSTSNVTLKVFNLLGKEVRTLVNGSRTMGKSTVSWDGRDNNNRPVAPGVYIYKLSSNTQSLTRRLMITR, encoded by the coding sequence ATGAAAAATATTGTACGAATGTCCTTTTCTTCCCTGCTGCTTCTGGCATTGCTTGCATACGCCGCCCCGATGGCGAGTGCACAGAGCTTCACGATTGAGAAACAATCATCAGAGGCGTCAGGGGACCTGAACGGATACATTCCCGTACTGATCAAGGTGACGAATGTCAGTGGCAAGGATCTGAACCTCCGCGTTGAAATCACGAACAAGAGTTCGCTGCCGCAGGACTGGATGACGCAGATCTGCTTTTTCGCCAACTGCTTCCAGCCGAATCAGGATCTGATCGACGGCGTTTTCCCCAGCGGTGAGGTAGAAGATCTCGACATCACGTTCATGACGGGCACGACTTCCGGGCAGTTCTGCGTCGAAGTCACGCTCACGAATCTCGATAATACGAACGAGAAAGAAGTCATGACCTTCTGCGCGGCAGCCGGCGTCAGCGGTGTCAACGACAACGCGCCGACGGTTCGCGGACTGAACATGTCGCAGAATTATCCGAACCCGTTCTCACTCGGCAACAGCGGTGTGACGAACATCACCTGGTATCAGCCCAGCACGAGCAACGTGACGCTGAAGGTGTTCAACCTGCTCGGCAAGGAAGTGCGGACGTTGGTCAACGGCTCACGCACCATGGGGAAATCCACCGTCAGCTGGGACGGACGCGACAACAATAATCGTCCCGTCGCCCCGGGCGTGTATATTTACAAGCTCAGCAGCAACACGCAGTCGCTCACGCGCCGCCTGATGATCACGCGCTGA
- a CDS encoding PspC domain-containing protein, with amino-acid sequence MEKRLYRNTRNKMIGGVCTGLAEYFAIDPVLIRLVFVILALYSGVGILAYIILWIVVPASLEPTVAAESATGGSAADITHESVQPMQQAETDRSKGSLYGGVILIVIGALFLLDNFMPSFGFEDFWPLLLVAIGGAMLWNSWPARNEDKEVLS; translated from the coding sequence ATGGAAAAGAGATTATATCGCAACACACGCAATAAGATGATCGGCGGGGTTTGCACAGGACTCGCAGAATACTTCGCCATTGATCCGGTGCTCATCCGACTCGTTTTCGTCATCCTTGCGCTTTACAGCGGCGTCGGCATACTCGCCTACATCATCCTCTGGATCGTCGTGCCGGCCAGCTTGGAGCCCACCGTGGCAGCGGAAAGCGCCACCGGCGGATCGGCAGCCGACATCACCCACGAAAGCGTCCAGCCGATGCAGCAGGCGGAAACCGATCGCAGCAAAGGCAGCCTGTACGGCGGGGTAATCCTGATCGTCATCGGCGCCCTTTTCCTTCTTGACAACTTCATGCCGAGTTTCGGCTTTGAAGATTTCTGGCCGCTGCTGCTGGTTGCCATCGGCGGTGCCATGCTCTGGAATTCCTGGCCTGCACGCAACGAGGATAAAGAGGTACTTTCATGA
- a CDS encoding (2Fe-2S) ferredoxin domain-containing protein, with product MARFKRHILICENVRDEDHPRGSCGRRCAEDIRIAFKTALKNRGLTTVYRANKSGCLDACEHGPVVVVYPDGIWYGGITPADVDEIIEEHVIGGKPVERLMIKDKRFHQEFE from the coding sequence ATGGCAAGATTCAAACGTCACATTCTCATCTGCGAGAACGTAAGGGATGAAGATCATCCACGCGGCTCCTGCGGCAGGAGGTGCGCGGAAGACATCCGCATCGCATTCAAAACTGCGCTGAAAAATCGCGGACTCACCACCGTATACCGCGCCAACAAATCCGGCTGCCTCGACGCCTGCGAACACGGGCCCGTGGTTGTCGTCTACCCGGACGGAATCTGGTACGGCGGGATCACGCCGGCGGATGTCGACGAAATCATCGAAGAGCATGTGATCGGCGGAAAGCCGGTTGAACGCCTCATGATCAAGGACAAACGCTTCCACCAGGAATTTGAGTAG
- a CDS encoding histidine triad nucleotide-binding protein: MSDSLFTKIIQRELDADIVYEDDTVIAFNDIAPQAPVHVLIVPKQQIPMLDDLKEKDEQLVGHMVMVATKIAKERKLDHGYRVVMNCNHQGGQTVFHIHAHLLGGRQMQWPPG, translated from the coding sequence ATGTCTGACTCACTGTTTACAAAAATCATCCAGCGAGAGCTTGACGCTGATATCGTCTATGAAGATGATACCGTCATCGCATTCAATGACATCGCACCCCAGGCTCCTGTGCACGTGCTGATCGTGCCGAAGCAGCAGATTCCCATGCTCGACGACCTGAAGGAAAAGGACGAGCAACTGGTGGGACATATGGTGATGGTGGCGACCAAGATCGCAAAAGAGCGCAAACTCGATCACGGCTACCGCGTCGTCATGAATTGCAACCATCAGGGGGGACAGACGGTATTTCATATTCATGCCCACCTGCTCGGTGGCCGGCAGATGCAGTGGCCTCCGGGCTGA
- the lptC gene encoding LPS export ABC transporter periplasmic protein LptC: MTKPAAITRRRGSILLAVLFLVFPALLGAQQRSLVRVLGADQLVGRTIGDMQLRELIGNVRLQQDNVYIDCDRAVQNISQNSVQLIGNVVITQDTLTLKTDRGHYNGQTGLASSRQGVFLNDGHVTLTAKLGTYGTESKVAEFLNDVTIDDTAAVITSQRMHYFRDSSLVVAWDSVRIRFKDENVQIHADSVRHFPDDQRSEFYKQPVLWQIDTSYVRRTAAGRIDSLALDTLNIAGGYMEALRDTSNIFIVRDSVRIVRREMSARSDAAIFLRSDSLIDLSGDPILWYGENQITGDSITALLSDNKLRTLDVIGNAFSISRSKPEEADTLYPPGRFDQTSGKRILMEFADSKPQYIRVEGTAISLYYLYDEGALNGVRRESSDLIIISFDDGKVTEIRSIKGVEGTYYPEKYVNGKESSYNLTGFSWREDRPRMIPLLSVPPVPADSSRVPADSSLSPSDSSR; the protein is encoded by the coding sequence ATGACGAAACCAGCAGCCATAACGCGGCGGCGTGGCAGCATTCTCCTTGCCGTCCTTTTTCTCGTGTTTCCCGCACTGCTCGGCGCGCAGCAGCGCTCACTCGTGCGCGTGCTCGGGGCGGATCAGCTGGTGGGACGCACGATTGGAGACATGCAGCTGCGCGAACTTATCGGCAACGTGCGCCTGCAGCAGGACAATGTCTATATCGACTGCGACCGCGCCGTACAGAACATCTCGCAGAATTCCGTGCAGCTGATCGGCAACGTCGTGATTACGCAGGACACGCTCACGCTGAAAACCGATCGCGGACATTATAACGGGCAGACGGGACTGGCATCCTCGCGCCAGGGCGTGTTTCTCAATGACGGACATGTGACACTCACCGCGAAACTCGGCACGTACGGGACGGAGAGCAAGGTCGCGGAGTTTCTCAATGACGTCACCATCGACGACACCGCGGCCGTCATCACCTCGCAGCGCATGCATTATTTCAGGGACAGTTCCCTGGTCGTGGCATGGGATTCGGTGCGTATTCGTTTCAAGGACGAAAACGTACAGATCCATGCCGACAGCGTGCGGCATTTTCCGGACGACCAGCGCTCTGAATTCTACAAGCAGCCCGTGCTCTGGCAGATCGACACCTCGTACGTGCGGCGCACGGCGGCGGGACGCATCGATTCGCTCGCACTCGACACGCTCAACATCGCCGGCGGCTACATGGAAGCGCTGCGCGATACGTCGAATATCTTCATCGTCCGCGACAGCGTACGCATTGTGCGGCGGGAAATGTCCGCCCGCTCCGATGCCGCCATTTTCCTCCGCTCAGACAGTCTCATCGATCTGTCAGGCGACCCCATTCTCTGGTACGGGGAAAACCAGATTACCGGCGACTCCATCACCGCCCTGCTCTCCGACAACAAGCTGCGCACGCTCGACGTCATCGGCAATGCGTTCTCCATTTCACGCAGCAAACCGGAAGAAGCGGATACCCTCTATCCCCCCGGACGCTTCGACCAGACCAGCGGCAAGCGCATTCTGATGGAGTTCGCCGACAGTAAACCACAGTACATTCGCGTCGAAGGCACCGCCATCAGTCTCTACTATCTCTATGACGAAGGCGCCCTCAACGGCGTGCGCCGTGAAAGCAGCGACCTGATCATCATTTCGTTCGACGACGGAAAAGTCACGGAAATCCGCAGCATCAAAGGCGTGGAAGGCACGTACTACCCCGAGAAATACGTGAACGGGAAAGAAAGCAGCTACAACCTCACGGGCTTCAGCTGGCGTGAAGACCGCCCGCGCATGATTCCGCTGCTTTCCGTTCCCCCTGTCCCTGCCGACAGTTCCCGTGTCCCTGCCGACAGTTCTCTATCTCCCTCCGACAGCTCCCGGTGA
- a CDS encoding RidA family protein has translation MSHLREIISTDKAPAAIGPYSQANIAGNMIFVSGQLGLDAATGNFVEGGVKEQTDKALQNMRAILEAAGASMDDVTACTVFMKDMNDFVAMNEVYAGYFTENPPSRAAFEVARLPKDGLVEISCIAVKA, from the coding sequence ATGAGTCATCTTCGAGAAATTATCAGCACAGACAAAGCCCCTGCCGCCATCGGTCCCTACAGCCAGGCGAACATCGCGGGCAACATGATTTTCGTTTCCGGTCAGCTCGGACTTGACGCCGCGACCGGCAATTTCGTGGAAGGCGGCGTGAAGGAACAGACGGACAAAGCGCTGCAGAACATGCGCGCCATTCTCGAAGCCGCTGGCGCGAGCATGGACGATGTCACCGCCTGCACCGTGTTCATGAAGGACATGAATGACTTCGTGGCCATGAATGAAGTATATGCCGGGTATTTCACGGAGAATCCGCCAAGCCGCGCGGCCTTCGAAGTCGCCCGTCTGCCGAAAGACGGACTGGTGGAAATCAGCTGCATCGCCGTCAAGGCCTGA